Proteins encoded by one window of Salmonirosea aquatica:
- a CDS encoding DoxX family protein: MKPLVVLLVVFVLAVVAVQLITQQFDLSLAARIAMCAMLFFTAVGHFAFTKGMILMMPSVIPFKKELVYLTAVLEILLGIGLLIPDFTVYAAWALIAFFVLLLPANINAAIKHVDHEKGTYAGKGVSYLWFRVPLQLLFIGWTYFSSIKIWE; encoded by the coding sequence ATGAAACCCTTGGTTGTTTTGCTGGTCGTTTTCGTCCTTGCAGTCGTTGCGGTTCAACTGATTACGCAACAATTCGATCTGTCCCTAGCAGCCCGGATCGCGATGTGCGCTATGTTGTTTTTTACGGCGGTTGGCCATTTTGCCTTTACAAAAGGTATGATCCTGATGATGCCTTCCGTGATTCCCTTTAAGAAAGAACTGGTTTACCTGACGGCCGTACTGGAAATTTTGTTGGGAATTGGACTTTTAATTCCGGATTTCACGGTATATGCTGCCTGGGCATTGATCGCCTTTTTCGTACTGTTGCTACCTGCCAATATTAACGCTGCGATCAAACACGTTGATCACGAGAAAGGTACCTATGCCGGCAAGGGCGTTTCCTACTTGTGGTTCAGGGTGCCTTTGCAGCTACTCTTCATTGGCTGGACTTATTTCAGTTCTATTAAAATTTGGGAATAA
- a CDS encoding VOC family protein has product MKAQKELPSVELNHLIILAKEKQKTADLLTRLLDLPKAIPADGPVPGFFLCIQLKNDVMLLIAEAKEHSTGHYAFKVPPDEFERVIHRLKDWKIDYWADPRMQRPAEYYVENGNKGLYFIDPSGHGMEILTPISDNS; this is encoded by the coding sequence ATGAAAGCCCAAAAAGAACTACCCTCGGTAGAACTAAACCACTTAATCATCCTGGCCAAAGAAAAGCAGAAAACCGCGGATCTATTGACCAGGCTATTGGATTTGCCGAAGGCAATTCCGGCGGATGGCCCGGTACCCGGTTTCTTTCTTTGCATTCAGCTAAAAAACGACGTCATGCTGCTGATTGCGGAGGCTAAAGAACATAGTACGGGCCACTATGCGTTCAAGGTACCCCCCGATGAATTTGAGCGCGTTATCCATCGACTGAAAGATTGGAAAATAGATTATTGGGCCGATCCGCGTATGCAGCGTCCTGCGGAATACTACGTGGAAAACGGCAATAAAGGTCTGTACTTCATCGACCCTTCGGGGCACGGCATGGAAATACTGACGCCGATTTCTGACAATTCGTAA
- a CDS encoding DUF2927 domain-containing protein yields MKYHTKVIRKFLFYILVALSQYLLFSCDSKTNEYTISSQNVAMLKSKYDAETINYFYETVFHADYNKSKRNYISKWKSNPKILIMGNPSADEINYVNEVITEINGLNLSIKCSIGTLRDSSLIKVYFGNFTKMNEFLESDNNLASNIDTTADAGTGILVDYDGEIKKASVGIFYAKEDTNHLMRKKLVLEEIIQTLGVIGDSYTYPSSLFFEKDNPEKYFTILDKKVLSLLYEPSIPVNFSRIRFERKFSDVLYSVKAEDKIKKLLIKYPPSLSRGNILEASFTNNELLKHPKDVHIYLYGTILNEDSVTIIKAIKSLNNISPNLKLKLVKSSILEPEHGIVLNFKDSCEQKEPIKVSNAYFKGSNCMFPKLIKNKVTLLYNTSERSRTLRQQSIVEALYFSLIQLPTKYLGSDKLYYLKNDTIDFNNKYSTLLKLIYSNEFIDGLKLSDFKKIKSTMPHPGPTGNQ; encoded by the coding sequence ATGAAATATCATACGAAAGTGATCCGTAAATTTTTGTTTTATATTTTAGTAGCACTCAGTCAATATCTTTTATTTTCTTGCGATTCAAAAACGAATGAATATACGATAAGTTCGCAGAATGTGGCAATGCTTAAAAGTAAATATGATGCTGAAACTATCAACTACTTCTACGAAACTGTTTTTCATGCAGATTATAATAAAAGCAAACGCAATTATATTTCTAAGTGGAAATCAAACCCTAAGATATTAATAATGGGTAATCCATCCGCTGATGAAATAAACTATGTAAATGAAGTAATCACGGAAATTAACGGTTTAAACCTTTCAATAAAATGTTCTATCGGGACTCTGCGTGATTCTAGCCTTATCAAAGTGTATTTTGGGAATTTTACAAAAATGAATGAATTTCTAGAATCAGATAATAATCTTGCAAGTAATATTGACACCACGGCTGATGCGGGCACTGGAATTTTAGTTGACTATGATGGTGAAATAAAAAAAGCTAGTGTAGGTATTTTTTATGCGAAAGAAGACACTAACCATTTGATGCGGAAGAAACTAGTTTTAGAAGAAATTATTCAAACCCTGGGTGTTATCGGCGATAGTTATACGTATCCAAGTAGCCTTTTTTTTGAAAAAGATAATCCTGAAAAATATTTCACAATCTTAGATAAAAAGGTGCTATCACTACTTTACGAACCGTCAATTCCTGTAAATTTTTCCAGGATTCGTTTTGAAAGGAAGTTTTCAGATGTACTTTATTCTGTAAAGGCTGAGGATAAGATTAAAAAATTATTGATCAAATATCCGCCAAGTTTGTCAAGAGGTAATATTTTGGAAGCCTCTTTTACAAACAATGAACTGCTCAAACATCCAAAAGATGTTCACATATATTTGTACGGAACTATCTTGAATGAGGATTCAGTCACGATAATAAAAGCCATCAAATCTTTAAATAATATATCTCCAAATTTAAAGCTCAAATTGGTAAAATCGAGTATTTTGGAACCAGAGCACGGGATAGTCTTAAATTTTAAAGATTCATGCGAACAAAAAGAACCCATTAAAGTTTCAAATGCATATTTTAAAGGAAGTAATTGCATGTTTCCAAAGCTGATAAAAAATAAAGTAACGTTACTATATAACACTAGCGAAAGAAGTAGGACGCTAAGGCAGCAAAGTATAGTTGAAGCATTATATTTCAGTTTGATACAGCTTCCCACAAAATACTTGGGTTCTGATAAATTATATTATTTAAAAAACGACACAATTGATTTTAATAACAAATACTCTACCCTTTTAAAGTTAATCTATTCAAACGAGTTTATTGATGGACTTAAACTCAGTGATTTTAAGAAAATTAAATCGACTATGCCTCATCCAGGACCAACTGGCAATCAGTAG
- a CDS encoding alpha/beta fold hydrolase, which yields MKKQQILFIEGGGDDGYEADKDLVNSLQENLGNGYDVHYPEMPSDESAPDFGWLSQIDQEISEAENDVILVGHSLGASMLLRYLSENIVNKTIQGIFLISTPFWTGDEAWKAGLKLKSDFADRLPDKVPLFFYHSQDDEVVPFSHLDQYKQKISHATFREIQSGGHQLNNDLPWIADDIKSLNG from the coding sequence ATGAAAAAGCAACAGATATTATTTATTGAGGGAGGAGGCGACGATGGGTATGAAGCGGATAAAGATTTGGTAAACTCCTTGCAGGAAAACCTGGGGAATGGATACGACGTACACTACCCGGAAATGCCATCCGATGAGTCGGCCCCTGACTTTGGGTGGCTGTCCCAAATTGATCAGGAAATTTCTGAGGCTGAAAACGACGTGATCCTGGTCGGGCATTCGCTCGGCGCCTCCATGCTTTTGAGGTACCTTTCCGAGAATATTGTCAACAAAACCATACAGGGCATTTTCCTTATTTCCACCCCATTCTGGACGGGTGATGAAGCGTGGAAAGCCGGTTTAAAACTGAAAAGCGATTTTGCCGACAGGCTACCTGACAAGGTACCCCTATTCTTTTACCATAGCCAGGATGACGAAGTGGTACCCTTTTCTCATCTTGACCAGTACAAGCAAAAAATTAGTCACGCCACTTTCCGTGAAATACAAAGCGGTGGTCATCAACTTAACAACGATTTGCCATGGATAGCTGACGATATTAAATCATTGAATGGCTAA